The window acgctgtaatatGTAACACAGACTATTAACTATTGAACTGTATGTCATAACTGATTACATCATTGATTCATTCCTGtgtaaatgaaagaatgaataaacaaCAATCGAATGGTTACTTGGGATCTAAAAATCATATCCTCCTGATGTAGTTATCAATTAAGAAATATCTCTTCCTGGTCCAGATTGAATGTAAAGACATACTCGACACCTGCCCTGGAGCACATCACGCTCTCTTCAGGCCACATTGCCGATGTTAATACAGTCCTGCTGGTTGGAGGTGAAGGATCCATATGTGTCTCTGGGTCTAGAGACCGTAACGTGAACCTGTGGGATGTGAGAAGGGGCTCGAGTGGGAAGCTGCTGGGCACACTGGGAGCTCACAGCCGCTACAACAGCACGCACCAGGGCTGGGTGTGGTGTCTGGCAGCCAGTGGCGATCTCCTGGCCTCTGGCTCTTTTGACAGCACGGTGAAACTGTGGGACCTGAACGCCGGAGGGGCGGAGCGGGGAAAGATACAAAGCCGTGCTGCTGTGCTCTCGCTCTCCTGTCAGGATCACATGCTGTTTTCTGGCTCTTATGACCAGAAAGTCAGTGTTTATGACACCAGAGGTCAGTGGTCTAAAGTTGTCTCAGGATTGGTTTACTTacttaaaaagctaattttTAATCGCGGGATGACTAGAAAGTGTGTACAAGTTATTTATGACATATTAAagagtgcatttttttttgagaattcAAAACATATGCCTTTTGTAATGGATTActaggggtgttcaagtcaaacctggactttagaataacagaatgcagttatgagagtaaaaaactaCCTTTAGTTTTTCGATATAGTCTAGTGCTTGGgtgccatcaaggtagaaagttttgcAAAAAATTTTTCTCAATATTTCCCCCTAATTTAATCGAAGCTAATCAGGAAGGCCGAAGGCTATTACGTTTCCCTGAGTCACATGATTTCAGCCAATCACATCTTTTCACACGGCTTACTCATGCACTcattgcgtgagctcacagacgcccatgATTGGCTCGAGCCGTGATAGATGTGAGATTGCTTCCCATCCATTtcttctgagagagctcggctaATTAGCTCTCTCTAGGCTCCTGGCTGCAGAAGGCTTCAGCATTCAAACTTGCAATCTCCAGATAATAGGGCGAGCTTGTTACTGCTCAAGAGTTTTACTTCGTGAGTGTGGCGAGTCTTCATTAAATATCAGTTTGTTTTATGCCGTCATTCACAAAAAATTGTTCTGAAATGTCCTGAATACTCCTTGTAGAACATGGTGTATACAGTAGGGCCATACTCTATAAGTGCCATAATTTCTAGCCTGtttctactgtacatgacaaataTTACACATCTGATGCTCCTGTAATGGGAATATGACTCCTCCTTTTGGTAATGTCACATGTTATGGTGTCATTTCTCTGTTATAGCCGCAGAGCCACTGGTCCAAAGCCTTCGACTGCATAATGACATCGTGCTGTGTCTAGCCTCTGATGAGCAGTACATTTTGTCTGGCAGCAAAGATAACACAGTGGCTGTGTTTGACCGCAGAGCTGGAAAACCACTGAAAAAAATACTTGTAAGTAATATCTACACCTCTATCTAAGCacctgtttaaaataaagtgtgcAGTAAATGATGAATACCTAAAAGTGGCATACGAACATTATACGGCCAAAATGATAAGTATGACCAGGCCGTGACCCCCAAGGTCGCTGTTCACCAACTGTACCCAAaccattataatatttttatactgaaaaatcagtataaaaagaaaaatctaaagtattttattcttgcatttaaaatgtactaAACCTTACTTGTTAATAATACTTGTATAATACTTACTTGTTAACACAGGAGAACATATGCTTGCTACTAGGAATAGGAATCACCAGTCGCCACCCGATAGGATATTATCACATTACCTAGGTGCCGGTTCTATCAAAATTGTGATTttggcctctgagtggcgcagtgttATTGCTCTGAAGCATCccaagtgctcgccctatcatcccggagatcgcgagttcgattcccgggtgatgctgtagctgGAGGTTTAGAGAGAGCCGATTGGCCGAAgtaaacatgtgatagtcttctgCCCTCTccactgagtggtagtagccttaatgtggggaGAAAACCGGGAAAaaatccccccccaaaaaattaatttgtgattctataagtatcaagattttataaatatactaaTTGGGTGTTACTTTTTCCCtggattttgttacaattttacatctttaaaaatgtttaatgattaattaaatgtagcctgttTTCTTACCTAAAAACCAAGGGCAGtatttaaacaatgcaaaataacttaaaaaacaaaaaaaatatttaacttaaaatcaaattaaacaaCAAATCTACTTTTACTGAGCAGCATGGGATTTTCACCTAATTTACACTTGCTGTGTTTTGAGgcttgtgttagtgtgtgtaatgaatgaGTTTGAGACTATTTCGCTAGTTTGGAGAAAATGCAGTGGCAATTCTTGATGATGTAACTCCGCTTCTGTTGAGCTTCTTGGCACCTTCTGATCAACCGATCACCCGGTCATGTCTATTATAAATATCAAAATagtgacatttataaaatggtcAGTGTGGTGATATGTCACTCAgtacacaaaaatattttggtTAATAACTGAATTTTTCGATTGACCGAATtggttttttccctcttttttctaCCTAGTATGATACACCATCCCTTCTCTATATAAACCAATACCATAAGAAACAATGAAactatatgaatatatatatgaaaatatttaaaaaatgagtatATGTATAATACTCTATCTACTAAGCGACTaataatgtctgtctgtctgtctgtctgtctgtagctGAAGTCCTACATGTTGTCCATGTCGTACAGCGGGCATGAGGTGTGGGCCGGGGATAACCGTGGACTCCTTCACACCTTCTCCATAAATGAAGGCTCATTAAAGTCAGTAGCCCAGTTTAATGTAGGCCACAGCTCACTGGTGACGGGGGTCCATTACTCACCTGGAACTCTCTACACCTGCTCCTCTGATCGCACAATCAAGGTTAATCcttaatgaatttaaataaaaacttactTATTGATATTTCAACATTTTCTTGTGAAAGTGTACTGTCACTacttgtacagcatattttatgttttagttttgTGGTCATTGTGGTTTTGTGGATTGTTGTAGGTTCACCTTCCATGTGCGCCCCCGAAGACTCTGTGCACGCTTCACAATAACTCAACAGCGACTGGGGTGAGTATAAACAC of the Clarias gariepinus isolate MV-2021 ecotype Netherlands chromosome 16, CGAR_prim_01v2, whole genome shotgun sequence genome contains:
- the fbxw9 gene encoding F-box/WD repeat-containing protein 9, with translation MSRLGGEQKQEGEKEGGRDALCLEEEQRHTPRSTYLGLNLKPCGSTSEMSPSPSGLLSLPWEMVARIASHLPARCVISVLPQVCRALGQVGKDTLAWQLRAQRLTGPQSSFPVGQRNDFDWPKACLEMEQLIECWARQKDKAEQDEAVEAGQEGEAVANGEQDAADAERQSVPVVEEIRPEDEEGPERHGEEEEQENNVVIIREEGRENAADENEHHEERIEDEHLEQEDRGLNVKTYSTPALEHITLSSGHIADVNTVLLVGGEGSICVSGSRDRNVNLWDVRRGSSGKLLGTLGAHSRYNSTHQGWVWCLAASGDLLASGSFDSTVKLWDLNAGGAERGKIQSRAAVLSLSCQDHMLFSGSYDQKVSVYDTRAAEPLVQSLRLHNDIVLCLASDEQYILSGSKDNTVAVFDRRAGKPLKKILLKSYMLSMSYSGHEVWAGDNRGLLHTFSINEGSLKSVAQFNVGHSSLVTGVHYSPGTLYTCSSDRTIKVHLPCAPPKTLCTLHNNSTATGLSVEAGVLAVASSDMNVEVWRPRQ